From Deinococcus aquaticus, one genomic window encodes:
- a CDS encoding YIP1 family protein, producing the protein MRNPVTGPEASVQNMFAQSTAVLTQPSPATFERYERGGGLRSALTYVMVAAVVSAVIAAVFSFLHSDVTFFGQLFSRLIGVPVGFLMFTGAVYLIGRTLFKGTGTYPEVAYTFALFYVPISIVMTLIGIIPILGWLVSLALSLALIYFGFLAVQSSMNLRDQTQAAVTLVLAWIAQAVVGLIVTGMVGGIFAVGRAVTGN; encoded by the coding sequence ATGAGAAACCCCGTCACCGGACCGGAAGCCAGCGTGCAGAACATGTTCGCCCAGAGCACCGCCGTCCTCACGCAGCCCAGCCCCGCCACCTTCGAACGCTACGAGCGAGGCGGCGGCCTGCGCAGCGCCCTGACGTACGTGATGGTGGCCGCCGTCGTCTCGGCCGTCATTGCCGCCGTGTTCTCCTTCCTGCACAGCGACGTGACCTTCTTCGGGCAGCTGTTCAGCCGTCTGATCGGCGTGCCCGTGGGGTTCCTGATGTTCACGGGCGCGGTGTACCTGATCGGCCGCACGCTGTTCAAGGGCACCGGCACGTACCCGGAAGTGGCGTACACCTTCGCGCTGTTCTACGTGCCGATCAGCATCGTCATGACTCTGATCGGCATCATCCCGATTCTCGGCTGGCTGGTCAGCCTCGCCCTGAGCCTCGCGCTGATCTACTTCGGGTTCCTGGCCGTGCAGAGCAGCATGAACCTGCGCGACCAGACGCAGGCGGCCGTCACCCTGGTCCTCGCGTGGATCGCTCAGGCCGTCGTGGGACTGATCGTGACAGGCATGGTGGGCGGCATCTTCGCGGTGGGCCGCGCCGTCACCGGCAACTGA
- a CDS encoding SDR family NAD(P)-dependent oxidoreductase, with product MTQASAPLPLSTRTSTALITGASSGIGESLARQLAARGANLILVARNETRLEALAAELRARCHVQVHVLPADLNRPGAAADLSREVRARGLTVDILVNNAGLGSYGEFSTQQTAEIDHMIAVNISALTGLTRAFLPDMLTRGRGRVLNVASTAAFQPGPLMAVYYATKAYVLSFSEAVAEEVAGSGVFVTALCPGPVQTGFQAVSQLHESDLLSGPARLTILSADEVARLGVQGMLRGQRVVVAGQLNRVQTLLPRLLPRAVVTRLIARVQGRRAP from the coding sequence ATGACCCAGGCCTCTGCCCCACTGCCCCTGAGCACGCGAACCTCGACCGCCCTGATCACGGGAGCCAGCAGCGGCATCGGCGAGAGCCTCGCGCGGCAACTCGCGGCGCGCGGCGCGAACCTGATCCTGGTCGCCCGCAACGAAACCCGCCTGGAAGCGCTGGCGGCCGAACTCCGCGCGCGCTGCCACGTGCAGGTGCACGTGCTGCCCGCTGACCTGAACCGCCCCGGCGCGGCCGCCGACCTGAGCCGTGAGGTCCGGGCGCGCGGCCTGACCGTGGACATCCTGGTGAACAACGCCGGGCTGGGCAGTTACGGCGAGTTCAGCACGCAGCAGACCGCCGAGATCGACCACATGATCGCCGTGAACATCAGCGCCCTGACCGGCCTGACCCGCGCGTTCCTGCCGGACATGCTGACACGCGGTCGCGGCCGCGTGCTGAACGTCGCCAGTACCGCCGCCTTCCAGCCGGGGCCGCTGATGGCCGTGTACTACGCCACCAAGGCGTACGTCCTGAGCTTCAGCGAGGCCGTCGCCGAGGAGGTCGCGGGCAGCGGCGTGTTCGTCACGGCGCTGTGCCCGGGCCCGGTGCAGACCGGGTTCCAGGCGGTCAGTCAGCTGCACGAGAGCGACCTGCTGAGCGGCCCGGCCCGCCTGACCATCCTGAGCGCCGACGAGGTCGCCCGCCTGGGCGTGCAGGGCATGCTGCGCGGCCAGCGGGTCGTCGTGGCAGGCCAGTTGAACCGCGTGCAGACGCTGCTGCCCCGCCTGCTGCCCCGCGCGGTCGTGACGCGGCTGATCGCGCGCGTGCAGGGCCGCCGCGCCCCCTGA
- the era gene encoding GTPase Era — translation MTDFSSTGDQQTHSGFIAIIGKPNVGKSTLLNSFLGTKVAPTSPRPQTTRRGVRGIHTNGDRQIVFVDTPGLHKAKDALGKYMNHEVHSALADVDAVVWVVDLRHPPTDEDQLVARQIRELPKPLFMVGNKTDAAKYPDEAMKLYRALLEGREHDTSETMLSAQNNPAAVATLREQLLEVLPENPFFFPQGAASDQTREQWAAEIIREEAMKKLRDELPYAVATRVNSWTERQDGLQRIEGEIVVEKNAHKGMVIGAGGKQLREIGQAARKQLEVFLSRKVYLGLEVIVINNWREDEEALRELGYE, via the coding sequence ATGACGGATTTTTCCTCCACCGGAGACCAGCAGACCCACTCGGGCTTCATTGCCATTATCGGCAAACCCAACGTGGGCAAAAGCACCCTGCTGAACAGCTTCCTGGGCACCAAGGTCGCCCCCACCAGCCCCCGCCCGCAGACCACCCGACGCGGCGTGCGCGGCATCCACACCAACGGTGACCGCCAGATCGTGTTCGTGGACACGCCCGGCCTCCACAAGGCCAAGGACGCCCTGGGCAAGTACATGAACCACGAAGTGCACAGCGCCCTGGCCGACGTGGACGCCGTCGTGTGGGTCGTGGACCTGCGCCACCCGCCCACCGACGAGGACCAGCTGGTCGCCCGCCAGATCCGCGAACTGCCCAAACCCCTGTTCATGGTCGGCAACAAGACCGACGCCGCCAAGTACCCGGACGAAGCCATGAAACTGTACCGCGCACTCCTCGAGGGCCGCGAGCACGACACCAGCGAGACCATGCTGAGCGCGCAGAACAACCCGGCCGCCGTGGCCACCCTGCGCGAGCAGCTGCTTGAGGTTCTGCCGGAAAACCCGTTCTTCTTCCCGCAGGGCGCCGCCAGCGACCAGACGCGCGAGCAGTGGGCGGCCGAGATCATCCGCGAGGAAGCCATGAAGAAGCTGCGCGACGAACTGCCGTACGCCGTCGCGACCCGCGTGAACTCCTGGACCGAGCGCCAGGACGGCCTGCAACGCATTGAGGGTGAGATCGTCGTCGAGAAGAACGCCCACAAGGGCATGGTCATCGGCGCGGGCGGCAAGCAACTGCGTGAGATCGGTCAGGCCGCCCGCAAGCAACTGGAAGTGTTCCTGAGCCGCAAGGTGTACCTGGGCCTGGAAGTCATCGTGATCAACAACTGGCGCGAGGACGAGGAAGCCCTGCGCGAACTCGGGTACGAGTAA
- a CDS encoding Nudix hydrolase — MQFGPELHTPISHRAAGVVILNAAGDLLMVRENGVPAQRQKAGLWHIPSGTVEDGENPQDTAVREAWEEAGVRVRLLKFLAAYLGHFPDGVPVLRHAWLAEALPDSTFHPALPDEVTEVRFVPKTEFDALYDARLIRMHHTKLFYEDALRERGR, encoded by the coding sequence GTGCAGTTCGGCCCCGAACTCCATACCCCCATCTCCCACCGCGCGGCGGGCGTGGTCATCCTGAACGCCGCCGGTGACCTCCTGATGGTCCGGGAGAACGGGGTCCCAGCGCAGCGGCAGAAGGCAGGCCTGTGGCACATCCCCAGCGGCACCGTCGAGGACGGCGAGAACCCCCAGGACACCGCCGTGCGCGAAGCGTGGGAGGAAGCGGGCGTGCGGGTCCGCCTGCTGAAATTCCTGGCCGCGTACCTGGGTCACTTCCCGGACGGCGTGCCCGTCCTGCGGCACGCGTGGCTGGCCGAGGCCCTACCAGACTCCACCTTCCACCCCGCCCTGCCGGACGAGGTGACCGAGGTGCGCTTCGTGCCGAAAACCGAATTCGACGCCCTGTACGACGCCCGCCTGATCCGTATGCACCACACGAAACTGTTCTACGAGGACGCGCTGCGGGAACGAGGGCGCTGA
- a CDS encoding YfiT family bacillithiol transferase, translating to MTGDLRYPLGLMPKPQTLTPVERVEALGHLFALPADLFEAVQGLSDGQLGTPYREGGWTVRQVVHHVAESHMNAFIRLKLALTEDNPTIKPYEEDRWATLPDHELVPDVSLNLIDALHSRLGMLFASLDPAGPDWARPWTHPAQGRTYTVDTLLAMYAWHGRHHTAQITALRERNGW from the coding sequence GTGACCGGCGACCTGCGCTACCCGCTCGGGCTGATGCCCAAACCGCAGACCCTCACGCCCGTGGAGCGCGTGGAGGCCCTCGGGCACCTGTTCGCCCTGCCCGCCGACCTGTTCGAGGCCGTGCAGGGCCTGAGCGACGGGCAACTGGGCACCCCGTACCGTGAGGGTGGCTGGACCGTCCGGCAGGTCGTGCATCACGTCGCCGAGAGCCACATGAACGCCTTCATCCGCCTGAAACTCGCGCTGACCGAGGACAACCCCACCATCAAACCCTACGAGGAGGACCGCTGGGCGACCCTGCCGGACCACGAACTGGTCCCCGACGTCAGCCTGAACCTGATCGACGCGCTGCACTCGCGCCTGGGCATGCTGTTCGCCTCCCTGGACCCCGCCGGCCCCGACTGGGCCAGGCCCTGGACGCACCCTGCGCAGGGCCGCACGTACACCGTGGACACCCTGCTCGCCATGTACGCCTGGCACGGACGGCACCACACCGCCCAGATCACGGCCCTGCGCGAACGGAACGGCTGGTAA
- a CDS encoding nucleotide pyrophosphohydrolase, with product MSLTFEDASARVDAYISQFREGYFPPLLMLARLTEETGEIARVIAHANGKTPKPGEDAGDLEMELADLLFVTICMANERGLNLERGFERMMAKIEKRDATRWTLKDASEPEATP from the coding sequence ATGAGCCTGACCTTCGAGGACGCCAGCGCCCGCGTGGACGCCTACATCAGCCAGTTCCGGGAGGGGTACTTTCCGCCGCTGCTGATGCTGGCCCGACTGACCGAGGAGACCGGCGAGATCGCCCGCGTCATCGCGCACGCCAACGGCAAGACGCCCAAACCCGGCGAGGATGCCGGCGACCTCGAGATGGAACTCGCGGACCTGCTGTTCGTGACCATCTGCATGGCGAACGAACGCGGCCTGAACCTGGAACGCGGCTTCGAACGCATGATGGCCAAGATCGAGAAGCGCGACGCGACCCGCTGGACCCTCAAGGACGCCAGCGAGCCCGAGGCCACCCCGTGA
- a CDS encoding DUF4384 domain-containing protein, which produces MRTALLLGTLALGLSACTVTVRPNLGLQGSGSNLIASLRPDRGEGSTYALGEPLRISVTTRAAGYVTLIALQSNGYTSTLVRNIYVPAGTTTFPRAQDGVTFNVAEPRGLQRVRAIFTRVRPTTDLVLRGTYDEGRWNASSSAYLQPYAAADRDVQETYLYIR; this is translated from the coding sequence ATGCGCACTGCACTTCTGCTCGGCACGCTGGCCCTTGGCCTCAGCGCCTGCACCGTCACCGTCCGCCCCAACCTGGGCCTTCAGGGATCGGGCAGCAACCTGATCGCCAGCCTGCGCCCTGACCGGGGCGAGGGCAGCACCTACGCTCTGGGCGAGCCGCTGCGGATCAGCGTCACCACCCGCGCGGCCGGGTACGTCACCCTGATTGCGCTGCAAAGCAACGGGTACACCAGCACCCTGGTCCGGAACATCTACGTGCCCGCCGGCACCACGACCTTCCCGCGCGCGCAGGACGGCGTGACGTTCAACGTGGCCGAACCGCGCGGCTTGCAACGCGTGCGCGCCATCTTCACCCGCGTGCGCCCCACCACGGACCTCGTGCTGCGCGGCACGTACGACGAGGGCCGCTGGAACGCCAGCAGCAGCGCCTACCTGCAACCCTACGCCGCCGCTGACCGCGACGTGCAGGAAACCTACCTGTACATCCGCTGA
- the ftsH gene encoding ATP-dependent zinc metalloprotease FtsH, whose translation MNSAAAAPVKAAAAVRRTLRPRVAVTGLLVWALCGGMNTPGLGMQASAAAASAPIQTAPKPTPSLSEGPYSSNRFFSDLQARRVSRVVLSSAGQANVTFVDGSRPRSLVVPADGATLARIRAANVPLQVTQAGSSFAWVGQVLPLILTALILVVLWRSMRGNGGAGAAGNFGKSKAAVISEGQIKLNFTDVAGCDEAKQDLQEVVDFLRHPEKYHQLGARIPHGVLLVGPPGSGKTLLAKAVAGEARVPYFSISGSDFVEMFVGVGAARVRDLFEQARKAAPCIVFIDEIDAVGRKRGMNMQGGNDEREQTLNQLLVEMDGFSSGQEVIILAATNRPDVLDAALLRPGRFDRQVVVDAPDVRGREQILRIHARKKPLDASVDLGVVARRTAGMVGADLENLLNEAALQAARSGRTRIVGRDVDEARDRVLMGPERRSLVVREADRKVTAYHEVGHALAAQLLPHANRVAKLTVVPRGRAAGFMMPDADDRLHVTRPALEDMIAVALAGRAAEEVIFGEVTTGAQNDFQQATGIARRMVTEWGMGETIGKVALASSEGGFLGGGAQMTPISEATAAQVDAEVRTLMDAAYARAVALVGEHLGRVHEIVTVLMIRETLSGEEFSALLGGQELEPLPPVAPPSPASLPG comes from the coding sequence ATGAATTCTGCCGCCGCCGCCCCCGTCAAAGCTGCTGCCGCTGTGCGGCGGACCCTCCGGCCGCGCGTGGCCGTGACGGGCCTGCTGGTGTGGGCGCTGTGCGGCGGCATGAACACCCCTGGCCTGGGCATGCAGGCGTCGGCGGCAGCGGCCAGCGCGCCCATTCAGACGGCGCCGAAGCCCACGCCCAGTCTGTCCGAGGGACCGTACTCCAGTAATCGCTTTTTCAGTGATCTGCAGGCGAGGCGGGTGTCGCGGGTGGTGCTGTCCAGCGCCGGTCAGGCCAACGTGACGTTCGTGGACGGCAGCCGCCCGCGCTCGCTGGTCGTGCCGGCGGACGGTGCGACCCTGGCCCGTATCCGCGCGGCGAACGTACCATTGCAGGTGACGCAGGCTGGGTCGTCGTTCGCGTGGGTGGGGCAGGTGCTGCCGCTGATCCTGACGGCCCTGATCCTGGTGGTTCTGTGGCGCAGCATGCGCGGTAACGGCGGCGCGGGCGCGGCGGGGAATTTCGGGAAGTCGAAGGCGGCCGTGATCAGCGAGGGTCAGATCAAACTCAACTTCACCGACGTCGCCGGCTGCGACGAGGCCAAACAGGACCTTCAGGAAGTCGTCGATTTCCTCCGCCACCCTGAGAAGTACCACCAGCTCGGCGCCCGCATCCCCCACGGCGTGTTGCTGGTTGGCCCTCCAGGCAGCGGCAAGACGTTGCTGGCCAAGGCTGTCGCCGGTGAGGCCCGCGTCCCGTACTTCAGCATCAGCGGCAGCGACTTCGTCGAGATGTTCGTCGGTGTCGGCGCCGCCCGCGTCCGCGACCTGTTCGAGCAGGCCCGCAAGGCCGCCCCCTGCATCGTCTTCATCGACGAGATCGACGCCGTGGGCCGTAAACGCGGCATGAACATGCAGGGCGGCAACGACGAACGCGAACAGACCCTCAACCAGCTGCTCGTCGAGATGGACGGCTTTTCCAGCGGGCAGGAGGTCATCATCCTGGCCGCCACGAACCGCCCGGACGTGCTGGACGCAGCGCTGCTGCGTCCGGGACGCTTCGACCGGCAGGTGGTGGTGGACGCGCCGGACGTGCGGGGCCGCGAGCAGATCCTGCGCATTCATGCGCGTAAGAAGCCCCTGGACGCCAGCGTGGACCTGGGCGTGGTGGCACGTCGGACGGCGGGGATGGTGGGGGCGGACCTGGAGAACCTGCTGAACGAGGCGGCGTTGCAGGCGGCGCGGTCGGGTCGGACGCGAATCGTGGGGCGGGACGTGGATGAGGCGCGGGACCGGGTGCTGATGGGCCCGGAGCGGCGCAGTCTGGTGGTGCGGGAGGCGGACCGGAAGGTCACGGCGTACCACGAGGTCGGCCACGCCCTCGCCGCCCAGCTGCTGCCGCACGCGAACCGCGTGGCGAAACTGACGGTCGTGCCCAGGGGCCGCGCCGCCGGGTTCATGATGCCGGACGCCGATGACCGCCTGCACGTCACCCGCCCCGCGCTGGAAGACATGATCGCCGTGGCCCTGGCCGGCCGCGCCGCCGAGGAAGTCATCTTCGGTGAGGTCACGACTGGCGCGCAGAACGACTTCCAGCAGGCGACCGGCATCGCGCGGCGCATGGTGACCGAGTGGGGCATGGGCGAAACCATCGGCAAGGTCGCCCTGGCCAGCAGTGAGGGCGGGTTCCTGGGCGGCGGCGCACAGATGACGCCCATCAGCGAGGCCACGGCTGCGCAGGTGGACGCCGAGGTCCGCACCCTGATGGACGCCGCGTACGCCCGCGCGGTCGCCCTAGTCGGCGAGCACCTGGGGCGCGTACACGAGATCGTGACCGTCCTGATGATCCGCGAAACCCTCAGCGGCGAGGAATTCAGCGCCCTGCTCGGCGGTCAGGAACTCGAGCCCCTGCCGCCCGTCGCGCCGCCCAGCCCGGCCAGCCTGCCCGGCTGA
- a CDS encoding mechanosensitive ion channel family protein — MLAELSVQIVKPQVWIGLALTAMFAYAIYRFGRLLIRTLSPHIHRGLPGVLKWVWLLVVSVSWLAVATFVTYLPSVPVLFELGRDITQGFRHSAGQLVVVIAMALIAWNLISTLAARIVAEQEFNRRSVRVQTLKGVVESTLRVVVVIISAIAALQAIGLNATSLLAGVSVLGLAVGFGAQSLIKDVFNGFFILLEDQYGVGDVITINTGQLSGGVERLNLRVTALRALDGTMHIVPNGQIQTVSVSSKDWSRVVAAVDVTYNANVDEALKVLQAVSTELYESPDWRHFFLEEPEMQGVVQLAPDGVTLRALYKVQPKSQWALGREFNRRIKIAMDEAGIEIPFPQRSVNFGSNPIEIRLTRDDVPAPSPAQDTSTQNRRTPPVEPSLSRDPEEEEI, encoded by the coding sequence ATGTTGGCCGAATTGAGTGTTCAGATCGTCAAACCGCAGGTGTGGATCGGGCTGGCCCTGACGGCCATGTTCGCCTACGCCATCTACCGTTTCGGACGGCTGCTGATCAGGACCCTGAGCCCCCACATTCACCGCGGCCTTCCCGGCGTCCTCAAGTGGGTGTGGTTGCTGGTCGTCAGCGTGTCGTGGCTGGCGGTCGCCACCTTCGTCACGTACCTGCCCAGCGTGCCCGTGCTGTTCGAGCTGGGCCGCGACATCACGCAGGGATTCCGGCACAGCGCCGGACAACTGGTCGTGGTGATCGCCATGGCTCTGATCGCCTGGAACCTGATCAGCACCCTGGCGGCCCGCATTGTCGCGGAACAGGAATTCAACCGCCGCAGCGTGCGCGTGCAGACCCTCAAGGGCGTAGTGGAAAGTACGCTGCGGGTCGTGGTGGTCATCATCAGCGCCATTGCCGCGCTGCAGGCCATCGGCCTGAACGCCACCAGCCTCCTGGCCGGGGTGTCCGTGCTGGGCCTCGCCGTGGGTTTCGGCGCGCAGAGCCTGATCAAGGACGTCTTCAACGGCTTTTTCATCCTGCTGGAGGACCAGTACGGAGTGGGCGACGTGATCACCATCAATACCGGGCAACTCTCGGGCGGTGTGGAACGGCTGAACCTGCGCGTGACCGCCCTGCGCGCACTGGACGGCACCATGCACATCGTCCCGAACGGCCAGATTCAGACGGTCAGCGTCAGCAGCAAGGACTGGTCCCGCGTGGTCGCCGCCGTGGACGTCACGTACAACGCCAACGTGGACGAGGCCCTGAAGGTCCTGCAGGCCGTCAGCACCGAACTGTACGAGTCGCCCGACTGGCGGCACTTCTTCCTGGAAGAACCCGAGATGCAGGGCGTGGTGCAGCTCGCCCCGGACGGCGTGACGCTGCGCGCCCTGTACAAGGTGCAGCCCAAGAGCCAGTGGGCGCTGGGCCGCGAGTTCAACCGCCGCATCAAGATCGCCATGGACGAGGCCGGCATCGAGATTCCCTTCCCTCAGCGCAGCGTGAATTTCGGCTCCAACCCCATCGAGATCCGCCTGACCCGCGACGACGTGCCCGCCCCGTCCCCCGCGCAGGACACCAGCACCCAGAACCGCCGCACACCCCCCGTGGAACCCAGCCTGAGCCGCGACCCCGAGGAAGAAGAGATCTGA
- the plsX gene encoding phosphate acyltransferase PlsX — protein MTAEAPKILPVALDAMGGDHGAPPNVEGAVLAARAGVSVLLVGDRVKLHAELGKHAGSAALPIEVVEATDVIGMDEHASDVRRRTQASINVATRLVKEGRASAAVSMGHSGATMASALLTLGRITGVERPAILAHLPARGGFTTMLDVGANADVKASYLAQWARLASVYLRVVEDRENPTVGLLSIGEEDHKGNALVLEAHGLLRELHGRGVNFHGNIEGRDVFMGTTDIVLTDGFTGNVVLKLAEGEAKVLFGWVKEALGSTLKSKIGGLLVRGSLRGLADRMDPSTYGASLLIGVRGLAFIGHGSADARAVKNALLRAARAHDANLVPRLEAAFQEQSSLS, from the coding sequence ATGACCGCTGAAGCCCCGAAAATCCTGCCGGTCGCGCTTGACGCGATGGGCGGCGATCACGGCGCCCCGCCGAACGTCGAGGGAGCCGTCCTGGCCGCCCGCGCGGGCGTCAGTGTGCTGCTGGTCGGAGACCGCGTGAAACTGCACGCGGAACTCGGGAAGCACGCCGGGAGCGCCGCGCTGCCCATCGAGGTGGTCGAGGCGACCGACGTGATCGGCATGGACGAGCACGCCAGCGACGTGCGCCGCCGCACGCAGGCCAGCATCAACGTCGCCACCCGCCTCGTCAAGGAAGGCCGCGCGTCGGCGGCCGTCAGCATGGGCCACAGCGGCGCGACCATGGCGTCCGCGCTGCTGACCCTGGGCCGCATTACCGGCGTGGAACGCCCCGCCATCCTGGCGCACCTGCCCGCGCGCGGCGGGTTCACGACCATGCTGGACGTGGGGGCCAACGCCGACGTGAAAGCCAGTTACCTCGCGCAGTGGGCGCGGCTGGCCAGCGTGTACCTGCGGGTCGTCGAGGACCGCGAGAACCCCACCGTGGGCCTGCTGTCCATCGGCGAGGAGGACCATAAGGGCAATGCCCTGGTCCTTGAAGCGCACGGGCTGCTGCGGGAACTGCACGGGCGCGGCGTGAACTTCCACGGGAACATTGAGGGCCGCGACGTGTTCATGGGCACCACCGATATCGTCCTGACCGACGGGTTCACCGGGAACGTCGTCCTGAAACTCGCCGAGGGTGAGGCAAAAGTGCTGTTCGGCTGGGTCAAGGAAGCCCTGGGCAGCACCCTGAAAAGCAAGATCGGGGGCCTGCTGGTACGCGGCTCGCTGCGCGGACTGGCCGACCGTATGGACCCCAGCACGTACGGCGCCAGCCTGCTGATCGGCGTGAGGGGTCTGGCGTTCATCGGGCACGGCAGCGCCGACGCCCGCGCCGTCAAGAACGCCCTGCTACGCGCCGCCCGCGCCCACGACGCCAACTTGGTGCCCCGCCTGGAAGCCGCCTTTCAGGAACAGTCAAGTCTGAGCTGA
- a CDS encoding NYN domain-containing protein — translation MERIALFIDGANVYAAAKRLGWNFDHRKILEHFSAGGALYNAFYYTAVPTPIDDKQKRFTDALTYMGYTVRTRPLREATDEGGETHRRASLDIEIVTDLLSTSDRFDTAVLLTGDGDFERPVEVLRARGKRVVVACIAEMTSYELRNAADEYVDFKDIREHVERPGYRLPSESRGNGGSEHRPFYTSAALQESDDR, via the coding sequence ATGGAACGTATTGCACTTTTTATTGACGGCGCGAACGTGTACGCAGCGGCCAAACGACTCGGCTGGAACTTCGATCATCGTAAGATCCTGGAGCACTTCTCGGCGGGCGGCGCACTGTACAACGCCTTTTACTACACGGCGGTCCCCACGCCCATTGACGACAAGCAGAAGCGCTTCACGGACGCCCTGACGTACATGGGGTACACGGTCCGCACCCGCCCGCTGCGCGAGGCGACCGACGAGGGCGGCGAGACGCACCGCCGCGCCAGCCTGGATATCGAGATCGTCACGGACCTGCTGTCCACCAGCGACCGTTTCGACACGGCCGTCCTGCTGACCGGTGACGGCGACTTCGAGCGTCCGGTCGAGGTGCTGCGCGCCCGGGGCAAGCGCGTGGTCGTGGCCTGCATCGCCGAGATGACCAGTTACGAACTGCGTAACGCCGCCGACGAGTACGTGGATTTCAAGGATATCCGCGAGCACGTCGAGCGCCCCGGTTACCGCCTGCCCAGCGAGTCGCGCGGCAACGGCGGTAGCGAGCACCGCCCGTTCTACACCTCGGCGGCGTTGCAGGAATCCGATGACCGCTGA
- a CDS encoding DUF309 domain-containing protein produces the protein MSGGDWTPGDAAAFARGAALFAQGEWWEAHEAWEDPWLRAAGPDRAFLQGVILLAAALHKRWHHGSLTHRNYHKASRYLETLPPGYGGVDLPRLRAEVWEALHDPARRPRLHPPAGS, from the coding sequence CTGAGCGGCGGGGACTGGACTCCAGGGGACGCGGCGGCGTTCGCGCGGGGCGCGGCCCTGTTCGCGCAGGGCGAGTGGTGGGAGGCGCACGAGGCCTGGGAGGACCCGTGGCTCCGGGCGGCGGGGCCGGACCGGGCCTTCTTGCAGGGCGTGATCCTGCTGGCGGCGGCGCTGCATAAGCGCTGGCATCACGGGAGCCTCACGCACCGCAATTACCACAAGGCCAGCCGGTACCTGGAAACCCTGCCGCCCGGTTACGGGGGCGTGGACCTGCCGCGTCTGCGGGCCGAAGTCTGGGAGGCCCTGCATGACCCGGCGCGGCGGCCCCGCCTGCACCCCCCTGCCGGGTCGTGA
- the trxA gene encoding thioredoxin has protein sequence MKPVELTDSNFNDEIASGLTLVDFWAPWCGPCRIIAPVIEELAGQYEGRVKIGKVNVDENPVTQGQYRVMSIPTLILFKDGQPLEGVVGAQPKRAFETLLDKHSAPADKIDAAQPSA, from the coding sequence ATGAAGCCTGTGGAACTCACGGACAGCAATTTTAACGACGAAATCGCCAGCGGCCTGACCCTGGTGGACTTCTGGGCCCCCTGGTGCGGACCCTGCCGGATCATCGCGCCGGTCATCGAGGAACTCGCCGGGCAGTACGAGGGCCGCGTGAAGATCGGTAAGGTCAACGTCGACGAGAACCCCGTCACGCAGGGCCAGTACCGCGTGATGAGCATCCCCACCCTGATCCTGTTCAAGGACGGCCAGCCCCTCGAGGGCGTCGTGGGCGCCCAGCCCAAACGCGCCTTCGAGACGCTGCTGGACAAGCACAGCGCCCCGGCCGACAAGATCGACGCTGCCCAGCCCAGCGCCTGA
- a CDS encoding RBBP9/YdeN family alpha/beta hydrolase, with protein sequence MTPTIVIVPGLGDSGPEHWQSLWTEKFGAARVQQDDPDSPTPAAWSQRLQEVIEATPGDLVLVGHSCGVLNVVHWAALTGGHERVKGALLVGPTDADQAFAEYPAVAQMAPVPMQELPFPALVVASENDPFARFERAEAFADAWGAAFISAGEAGHINVASGHGDWPDGEVLLGEALHAWTPPDIVRF encoded by the coding sequence ATGACACCGACCATCGTGATCGTGCCGGGCCTGGGAGACAGCGGCCCGGAGCACTGGCAGTCCCTGTGGACCGAGAAGTTCGGCGCGGCGCGCGTGCAGCAGGACGACCCGGACAGCCCGACCCCGGCGGCGTGGTCGCAGCGACTTCAGGAAGTGATCGAGGCGACGCCGGGCGATCTGGTGCTGGTGGGGCACTCGTGCGGGGTGCTGAACGTCGTGCACTGGGCGGCCCTGACGGGCGGGCACGAGCGGGTGAAGGGCGCGCTGCTGGTCGGCCCGACCGACGCGGATCAGGCGTTCGCCGAGTACCCGGCAGTGGCGCAGATGGCCCCGGTGCCCATGCAGGAGTTGCCGTTCCCGGCGCTGGTGGTCGCCAGCGAGAACGACCCGTTCGCCCGCTTCGAACGGGCCGAGGCGTTCGCGGACGCCTGGGGCGCGGCGTTCATCTCGGCCGGTGAGGCGGGGCACATCAACGTCGCCAGCGGGCACGGCGACTGGCCGGACGGCGAGGTGCTGCTGGGCGAGGCGCTGCACGCCTGGACACCGCCGGACATCGTGCGCTTCTGA